In one window of Eleutherodactylus coqui strain aEleCoq1 chromosome 10, aEleCoq1.hap1, whole genome shotgun sequence DNA:
- the LOC136579937 gene encoding olfactory receptor 5V1-like: MAKTENQSTVSVFLVVGLCDSDEPQFVLFLIFLAIYLITILGNIVILSVISSDQRLHTPMYFFLANLSIIDIIFSSVTVPKLLFILLTAQKATSFSDCITQLSFFQFFVVAECYLLAVMAYDRYVAICFPLNYTLIMSREVRFRMVLACWGCGLMNSVIQGVSIARLAFCGPNKVDHFFCDVTPLFKLSCSDTRLGEAIFLLVVVFAGMGPLTFILVTYGRIIAAVTKISTSKGRSKTFSTCASHFTVVALYYGSGIFSYIWPSSTYTMDKDVKVVAVLYTIMTPMLNPIIYSLRNREVKRALKKLLGSKEMQ, translated from the coding sequence ATGGCAAAAACTGAAAACCAGTCAACTGTCTCCGTCTTTCTGGTAGTGGGTCTATGTGACTCAGATGAACCTCAGTTTGTGCTGTTCCTCATCTTCCTCGCCATCTACCTCATAACCATTTTAGGCAATATTGTTATTCTAAGTGTCATCTCCTCCGACCAGCGGCTTCATACCCCCATGTACTTCTTCTTAGCCAACCTTTCCATTATTGACATCATCTTCTCATCCGTCACCGTCCCAAAGCTTCTGTTCATTCTGCTCACTGCTCAGAAGGCCACCTCTTTCTCAGACTGTATCACCCAACTATCATTTTTCCAGTTCTTCGTGGTGGCAGAGTGCTACCTCCTAGCCGTCATGGCCTATGATAGATATGTGGCCATCTGCTTCCCACTCAACTATACCCTCATCATGAGCCGGGAGGTGAGGTTCAGGATGGTTCTTGCTTGTTGGGGTTGTGGTCTAATGAACTCGGTCATCCAGGGCGTTTCAATCGCCCGTCTTGCTTTTTGTGGTCCGAATAAAGTGGATCATTTTTTCTGTGATGTTACTCCTCTGTTCAAGTTGTCTTGCTCTGATACAAGACTTGGTGAAGCTATATTTTTGCTGGTGGTTGTGTTTGCTGGGATggggccattgactttcatcttGGTGACCTATGGCCGGATCATTGCTGCAGTTACAAAGATTAGCACCAGTAAAGGTCGTTCTAAGACCTTCTCTACTTGCGCCTCTCATTTCACAGTGGTGGCCCTATATTACGGCAGTGGGATCTTCAGCTACATCTGGCCCTCCTCTACTTACACCATGGACAAAGATGTTAAGGTGGTGGCTGTGCTCTACACCATCATGACGCCCATGCTGAACCCCATTATCTACAGCTTGAGAAACAGGGAGGTAAAACGGGCACTGAAAAAGCTGTTGGGGAGCAAAGAAATGCAATGA